A single genomic interval of Hevea brasiliensis isolate MT/VB/25A 57/8 chromosome 4, ASM3005281v1, whole genome shotgun sequence harbors:
- the LOC110639764 gene encoding uncharacterized protein LOC110639764, which translates to MNSIFSSFDALCAEFLGQTIRSSFASASADNLIKKPQQSSSLPSTADRKQEQPPSQAPRFAPELDGLNFFETLVKY; encoded by the coding sequence ATGAATTCCATCTTTAGCTCCTTCGATGCACTCTGCGCTGAATTCTTGGGCCAAACTATCAGGTCCTCTTTTGCTTCTGCATCTGCGGATAACTTGATCAAGAAGCCGCAGCAAAGCTCGTCTTTACCGTCAACTGCCGACAGAAAACAGGAGCAACCGCCAAGCCAGGCCCCGAGGTTTGCACCGGAGCTTGATGGGCTCAACTTTTTCGAGACCCTTGTTAAGTATTGA